A region from the Acidobacteriota bacterium genome encodes:
- a CDS encoding cysteine protease produces the protein MEDRLTNRRMGWIPDWPDFRDFTATSEEVPDRVRRAGRSDSVRGMLRKAGIGRGRKAALPASADLRPWCSPVERQGDLGSCTAHAGVGAVEYSERRAFGKHLDASRLFLYKTTRSLAHLKGDTGAFLRSTLGALALFGVPPEEYWPYDTGKFDREPPAFCYAFAANYQALTYYRLDEPGLSGTDLLAKVRTNLAAGLAPVFGFSVYSSLAQAETSGEIPFPTRGERVTGGHAVMAAGYDDARRIRNASPGGAETTGALLIRNSWGEEWGDKGYGWLPYEYVTRGIAADWWCLVKCEWVDTGAFQL, from the coding sequence ATGGAAGACCGTCTCACGAACCGCCGGATGGGCTGGATCCCGGATTGGCCGGATTTTCGCGACTTCACCGCGACGTCGGAGGAGGTCCCCGACCGGGTGCGCCGGGCGGGGCGGAGCGATTCGGTGCGGGGCATGCTCCGCAAGGCCGGGATCGGTCGGGGGCGGAAAGCCGCGCTCCCCGCCTCGGCGGACCTGCGCCCCTGGTGCTCCCCGGTGGAGCGGCAGGGGGACCTGGGCTCCTGCACCGCCCACGCCGGGGTCGGCGCCGTGGAATACTCCGAGCGCCGGGCCTTCGGCAAGCACCTGGACGCCTCCCGGCTCTTCCTCTACAAGACCACCCGCTCCCTCGCCCACCTGAAGGGCGACACGGGGGCCTTCCTCCGGTCCACCCTCGGGGCCCTGGCGCTCTTCGGCGTCCCGCCCGAGGAGTACTGGCCCTACGACACGGGGAAGTTCGACCGGGAGCCGCCGGCGTTCTGCTACGCCTTCGCCGCCAACTACCAGGCGCTGACCTACTACCGCCTGGACGAGCCCGGCCTCTCGGGGACGGACCTGCTGGCCAAGGTCAGGACCAACCTGGCCGCCGGGCTGGCGCCGGTCTTCGGCTTCAGCGTCTACAGTTCCCTGGCCCAGGCGGAAACCAGCGGGGAAATCCCGTTCCCGACCCGCGGGGAGCGGGTGACCGGCGGGCACGCCGTCATGGCCGCCGGTTACGACGACGCCCGGCGGATCCGGAACGCCTCGCCCGGCGGTGCGGAGACCACGGGCGCCCTGCTGATCCGCAACTCGTGGGGGGAGGAGTGGGGCGACAAGGGCTACGGCTGGCTTCCCTACGAGTACGTCACCCGGGGGATCGCCGCGGACTGGTGGTGCCTCGTCAAATGCGAGTGGGTGGACACCGGCGCCTTCCAGCTCTGA